One segment of Carya illinoinensis cultivar Pawnee chromosome 1, C.illinoinensisPawnee_v1, whole genome shotgun sequence DNA contains the following:
- the LOC122307471 gene encoding uncharacterized protein LOC122307471, whose translation MRNIWLRRIGYIFKEKFINLGVLFNQARTSVTDYQQVHCNPSKRSETNTEDRNMVRWKAPMKDFVKVNWDAAFNSKNTSTGAGVVIRDEGGEVQVSLCMSKDQNNSLAVAEITALWRALKLCVELNVEKAVFERDALGIVKAVNSA comes from the coding sequence atgagaaatatttggttgagAAGAATTGGATATATTTTCAAGGAGAAATTTATCAACCTTGGAGTGCTTTTTAACCAGGCCAGAACTAGTGTTACAGACTATCAACAAGTCCATTGTAATCCAAGTAAGAGATCAGAGACTAATACAGAGGATAGAAACATGGTCCGATGGAAAGCACCTATGAAGGATTTTGTGAAGgtgaattgggatgctgcaTTTAACTCAAAAAATACAAGTACGGGGGCAGGTGTGGTTATTAGGGATGAAGGTGGGGAAGTGCAAGTCTCACTTTGCATGTCAAAGGATCAGAATAATTCACTTGCTGTAGCAGAGATTACTGCTTTGTGGAGGGCTCTAAAGCTTTGTGTAGAGCTTAATGTAGAAAAGGCAGTCTTTGAAAGGGATGCTCTGGGAATTGTCAAGGCAGTCAATAGTGCATAA